The following proteins are co-located in the Nitrospirota bacterium genome:
- the cysD gene encoding sulfate adenylyltransferase subunit CysD, protein MKHLRQLEDQSVYILREAYKHFDNLAMLWSMGKDSTVLLWLARKAFFGHVPFPLLHVDTSYKIPEMIQYRDRLAREWRLNLVVGQNKEALAAGMNHTKGRVVCCTALKTEGLKQLIEQRGYTGIILGVRADEEGTRAKERYFSPRDKNNEWDFRDQPPELWDQFKTTFPPGTHIRIHPLLDWTEINIWEYIKLENIPFIDLYLDRGDGTRYRSLGCAPCTFPIKSTAKTVDDIIRELRETTVPERAGRAQDEGRGMELLRKEGYM, encoded by the coding sequence ATGAAGCACCTCCGCCAGCTCGAAGACCAGAGCGTCTACATCCTGCGCGAAGCCTACAAGCACTTCGACAACCTGGCCATGCTCTGGTCCATGGGAAAGGACTCGACCGTGCTCCTGTGGCTGGCGCGCAAGGCGTTTTTCGGCCACGTCCCCTTTCCCCTGCTGCACGTGGACACCAGCTACAAGATCCCCGAGATGATCCAATACCGCGACCGGCTGGCGCGCGAATGGCGCCTGAACCTGGTGGTCGGGCAGAACAAGGAGGCGCTGGCCGCCGGCATGAACCACACGAAGGGCCGGGTGGTCTGCTGCACGGCCTTGAAGACCGAGGGGCTGAAGCAGCTCATCGAGCAGCGGGGCTACACCGGGATCATCCTCGGCGTGCGGGCGGACGAGGAGGGGACCAGGGCCAAGGAGCGGTACTTCTCCCCGCGCGACAAGAACAACGAGTGGGACTTCCGCGACCAGCCGCCGGAGCTCTGGGACCAGTTCAAGACCACGTTCCCGCCGGGGACGCACATCCGCATCCACCCCTTGCTGGATTGGACCGAGATCAACATCTGGGAATACATCAAGCTGGAGAACATCCCGTTCATTGACCTCTATCTGGACCGGGGGGACGGGACCCGCTACCGGAGCCTGGGCTGCGCCCCCTGCACGTTCCCGATCAAGTCCACCGCCAAGACCGTGGACGACATCATCCGGGAGCTGCGCGAGACCACCGTGCCCGAGCGGGCCGGCCGGGCGCAGGACGAGGGGCGCGGGATGGAGCTGCTCCGCAAAGAAGGCTACATGTGA
- a CDS encoding GTP-binding protein, with product MNATNTKPGEHLNIVIVGHVDHGKSTLLGRLYADTGSLPDGKLEKVRAICRQQGKEFEYAFLFDAFLEEQEQGITIDTARTFFTWKQRQYIIIDAPGHKEFLKNMISGAARAEAALLLIDALEGVREQSKKHGYLLSLLGVKQVAVVVNKMDLVGYRQDVFRGIEKEYRDFLAQLKVVPEQVIPVSAKLGDNIAGRSDAMPWYGGPTVLETLERFRKEAARIEQPLRFPIQDVYKFDARRILAGRITAGRLRVGDRLVFSPSNKTAGVKSVEAFNVEPPPAEAQAGQSVGITLDEQIFVERGELVSHQDDLPLVSTAFRANLFWLGRRPLEQDRQYVLRLATREVECQVAIIHRIVDATDLAQQLGGNVVGRNQVAELTIRTKAPVAFDLSSSFEATGRFVLVDEYDIAGGGIVTELVHDEQEFLRDEARRRDFAWVKGEVRPEDRALHYGHRAAVVLFTGAPHTGKSFLARKLESLLVAEGRHAYLLEGENLQRGLDADLAATDRAATTETMRRYGEVARLLTDTGLIVVTTTKTFANAYRVAAQAIRTLVHPAPVVAVHMSKGEEEPPPDTDLHFVGPQNFDEAARRVIEELKKRGVLAQAIGAKPTFQYSI from the coding sequence ATGAACGCCACCAACACCAAGCCCGGCGAGCACCTCAACATCGTGATCGTCGGCCACGTGGACCACGGGAAGTCCACGCTGCTGGGCCGGCTCTACGCCGACACCGGCTCGCTCCCCGACGGCAAGCTGGAGAAGGTCCGGGCCATCTGCCGCCAGCAGGGCAAGGAGTTCGAGTACGCCTTCCTCTTCGACGCCTTTTTGGAGGAGCAGGAGCAGGGGATCACGATCGACACGGCCCGCACCTTCTTCACCTGGAAGCAGCGGCAGTACATCATCATCGACGCGCCTGGGCACAAGGAATTCCTCAAGAACATGATCTCCGGCGCCGCGCGGGCGGAGGCGGCGCTGCTGCTGATCGACGCGCTCGAGGGCGTGCGGGAGCAGTCCAAGAAGCACGGCTATCTGCTCTCCCTGCTGGGCGTCAAACAGGTGGCCGTGGTCGTGAACAAGATGGACCTGGTCGGCTACCGGCAGGACGTCTTCCGGGGGATCGAGAAGGAGTATCGGGACTTCCTGGCCCAGTTGAAGGTCGTGCCGGAGCAGGTCATCCCGGTGAGCGCGAAGCTGGGCGACAACATCGCCGGCCGCAGCGACGCCATGCCCTGGTACGGCGGGCCGACCGTGCTCGAGACGCTCGAGCGCTTCCGCAAGGAGGCGGCCCGCATCGAGCAGCCGCTCCGGTTCCCGATCCAGGACGTCTACAAGTTCGACGCGCGGCGGATTCTCGCCGGCCGGATCACGGCCGGCCGCCTGCGGGTGGGCGACCGCCTGGTCTTCTCCCCGTCCAACAAGACGGCCGGCGTCAAGTCCGTCGAGGCCTTCAACGTCGAGCCGCCGCCGGCCGAGGCGCAGGCCGGCCAGTCGGTCGGGATCACGCTGGACGAGCAGATCTTCGTCGAGCGCGGCGAGCTGGTCTCCCACCAGGACGACCTGCCGCTCGTGTCCACCGCCTTTCGCGCCAACCTCTTCTGGCTGGGCCGCCGCCCGCTGGAGCAGGACCGCCAGTACGTCCTGCGGCTCGCGACCCGCGAAGTCGAATGCCAGGTGGCCATCATCCACCGGATCGTGGACGCGACCGACCTGGCCCAGCAGTTGGGCGGGAACGTCGTGGGCCGGAACCAGGTGGCCGAGCTGACGATCCGGACCAAGGCCCCGGTGGCGTTCGACCTCTCCAGCTCGTTCGAGGCGACAGGGCGGTTCGTCCTCGTGGACGAGTACGACATCGCGGGCGGCGGCATCGTCACTGAGCTGGTCCACGACGAGCAGGAGTTCCTGCGGGACGAGGCGCGGCGGCGCGACTTCGCCTGGGTCAAGGGGGAGGTCCGCCCGGAGGACCGCGCGCTCCACTACGGCCACCGGGCCGCGGTCGTGCTGTTCACCGGCGCCCCGCACACGGGCAAGTCGTTCCTCGCGCGCAAGCTGGAGTCGCTCCTGGTGGCGGAGGGACGGCACGCCTATCTCTTGGAAGGGGAGAACCTCCAGCGCGGCCTGGACGCGGACCTGGCGGCGACGGACCGGGCGGCCACGACGGAGACGATGCGCCGCTACGGGGAGGTGGCGCGGCTGCTGACCGACACGGGCCTGATCGTGGTGACCACGACCAAGACCTTCGCCAACGCCTACCGCGTGGCGGCCCAGGCGATCCGAACGCTGGTCCACCCGGCCCCGGTCGTGGCCGTCCACATGAGCAAGGGGGAGGAGGAGCCGCCGCCCGACACGGACCTGCACTTCGTGGGGCCCCAGAACTTCGACGAGGCGGCCCGCCGGGTGATCGAGGAGCTCAAGAAGCGTGGGGTGCTGGCGCAGGCCATCGGCGCCAAGCCGACGTTCCAGTACTCGATCTGA
- a CDS encoding Mrp/NBP35 family ATP-binding protein, whose product MEEKNLKTILDKLQYTDDAKVIQQITEQVKQVQARMAGIRRKLVVMSGKGGVGKSMTTVNLALAFARLGHKVGLLDVDLNGPCVPRMLGMHGQSLTLTPEGALPPTGPLGVKVASMDFFLDAGSPVRWKGPMDLSPVWLGVMEMNVIREFLADVAWGELDYLLTDLPPGAAADKPPVIAGFIPDLAGAIVVTTPSEVASDVVQKSITYARDMGIKVLGLVENMSTYRCPSCGSEHELFEGNTEALCEALDVPLLGRIPFDRTLARTFDKGAPLLDETYPTLQRYREIAERVQALVDYKKVLAEKL is encoded by the coding sequence ATGGAAGAAAAAAACCTCAAGACGATCCTGGATAAGCTCCAGTACACCGACGACGCCAAGGTGATCCAGCAGATCACCGAGCAGGTGAAGCAGGTGCAGGCCCGCATGGCCGGTATCCGGCGCAAGCTCGTGGTCATGAGCGGGAAGGGCGGCGTCGGGAAGAGCATGACGACCGTCAACCTGGCGCTGGCCTTTGCCCGGCTGGGCCACAAGGTCGGCCTGCTGGACGTGGACCTGAACGGTCCCTGCGTCCCGCGCATGCTCGGCATGCACGGCCAGTCGCTCACGCTTACGCCGGAGGGCGCGCTGCCGCCGACCGGCCCCCTGGGCGTCAAGGTCGCCTCCATGGACTTCTTCCTGGACGCCGGCTCGCCGGTCCGCTGGAAGGGCCCGATGGACCTCAGCCCGGTCTGGCTGGGGGTGATGGAGATGAACGTGATCCGGGAGTTCCTGGCGGACGTGGCCTGGGGCGAGTTGGATTACCTGCTGACCGACCTGCCGCCCGGCGCCGCCGCCGACAAGCCGCCCGTGATCGCCGGGTTCATCCCGGACCTCGCCGGCGCCATCGTCGTGACGACCCCCTCGGAGGTGGCCTCCGACGTGGTCCAGAAGTCCATCACCTACGCGCGGGACATGGGGATCAAGGTCCTGGGCCTGGTCGAGAACATGAGCACCTACCGCTGCCCCTCCTGCGGGTCCGAGCACGAGCTGTTCGAGGGCAATACCGAGGCCCTGTGCGAGGCCCTGGACGTGCCGCTCCTGGGCCGCATCCCGTTCGACCGGACGCTGGCCCGCACCTTCGACAAGGGCGCGCCGCTGCTGGACGAGACCTA